The Rhodospirillales bacterium genome includes the window CGGCCTCGACCTTGGCGGTCGGCTTGGGCAGGTCGACCTTCACGTCGACGGCGGCACCCAGATCCGTGCCCGATTTGGCAAGGTCCGCGGCAATGCCGTCCAGCACGGAATCGCACACCAGATCGCAATACAGCTCGATCGCGCGCAGCGCGTCGTCATTGCCCGGCACCGGATAGGTGATGCCGTCGGGGCTGGAATTGGAATCGACGATCGCGACGACCGGAATGCCCAGCACGTTGGCTTCCTTGATCGCGATGTCTTCCTTGATCGTATCGACCACGAAGATGATGTCCGGCTGGCCGCCCATGTCCTTGATGCCGCCGATGACCAGTTCAAGGCGCAGCTTTTCGCGGCTGCGGTCCAGCAATTCTTTTTTGGTGAAGCCGGCGGAATCGGAATTCTCAAGCTCGCGCAGACGCGCGATGGATTGCGAAATCGTTTTCCAGTTGGTCAGCATGCCGCCCAGCCAGCGGTGGTTGACGTAGTACTGGCCGCACTTCTTGGCGGATTCGGCGACTTTCGCCTGCGCCTGACGCTTGGTGCCGACGAACAGGACGCGGCCACCGCGTGCCGCCGTGTCGCGGATCGCCTTCAGCGCGGCGTCCAGCATCGGCACGGTTTGTTGCAGGTCGATGATATGGATGTTGTTGCGCACGCCGAAGATGAAAGGCTTCATCTTGGGGTTCCAGCGGCGGGTGTTGTGTCCAAAGTGAACGCCCGCTTCAAGCAGCTGGCGCATGGAATAGGTCGGCATTGCCATTTGGTATGGTCCTTTTGTTAAACAGTTGTTTCCGCTGCGGGCCTTGGGGCAACAAGCCCACTGTTTAAGGAATCCCGCATGTGTGATGGCGCGGTTATGACGTTTTACCGCGCCGAAAGCAAGGAAAATCGTCACAAAAAAGGTGACATAACCGCACCCGACATGCTGAAATCGCCCCGATGCAAAACACGCTGATCCTGCTTTCCCCTTTCGCCACCCCCCTTCTGATGCCCGAAGCGGGCGCGAAAATAGCCATGGACCTGCATGCACGCGGCGTGAAACGGGCCGATCTGGCCACTCTGCCGCAATACGGCTATGGCGCGCACACACGCCCGCACAAAGGGTACGCCGCGCCGGATTTCACGGCTATTGCCGAGAATATGGCTAAAACCGTGATCCGTCCGGTGATCGGGCATTCTGACGTCTGCGACCTTTCGCATCTGCCCCGTGTCAAAACCCCGCCTGATCTTCAAAGCCTCGCCCGGGTCGGCGCCCTGTTCGCCCGCGCCGCCGACATCCCCGGCTCGCCGGACATGGACCGCAGCGACGGCCGCGCATTGGGGCTGATCTTCCATCTCGCGCTTTACGCCCGCGCAGCCGACGGCGAAATGTACGACGCGCTGTTGTTCCCGACGCTCAGCGCCCGCGCACGGCAAGGCCTGCACAGCCGGATTTATCTGCGCTCTCCCGGGGATTGTGACCTCTATGGCCGTGCCGTCGCGCTTGATACCTTGCGCGAAGCCGCGCGCGGGCTGGTCAGCACGCAAAGGACATTCAACGACGCGCCGCCGCCCCCTGCCTATCCATCGGTCATGTTTTGCTGAAAGCGCAAACCTGGGCGGAGATTTCCCGATGCGGGCGAAAACATCCCGCCGCCCGGTCGTAACCCCATTCGGCCATCCCGTTCGCCCCTGAAACCCGCAACAATTCGCCACGCCGCAAATCATGGGTCATGCGGTAATACAGCCGCGCAACAGCCTCGGCCGCATCCTTTCCGGCAAAATTCAGCGGATATTGGAATTGCGGGGACCACACCATTACAGCTTCCAGCGCCGCCACCATCTTGCCCGGCTCGACCTCGGTTATACCGACCTCCACGCCGAACGCCGCGCGGATTTCCGCGCGCAGGGCGTCTGGCCTTACGGAAAGGCGCCCGATGATTGCCTCTTTCATGCTAAACTTAGCCGCCGCAGGCCGGTTTGCACCCGCGCGAGTGAATACGATGATGTTACTCATTTCCAAAACTTAACAAACTTATCTAGTTTCCACAACAAGATATTTACCATAATTTAAAAAACTGCCGTTACCATGTCGTGATGACAGAATCGCGCAGTGGCGCCCCGCATGCGGACGTCATTGAAATTCATTCTGATACGGTTTTTACACATGGCGCCGATCTCGGACGCATGATCGATATCATTGTCAGCGGGATGCTTTTATCCAACAACGAACTGCAGCGGTTAAATTATGCCGATGCACGCACATTCAATTTTCCCGGCGACGTAACGCATGGAAACGATGCCACAGCCAACAGCCGAACAGAAGCCCATAACGTATGTGTCGCCAAGGACACATTTTACGGCATCTCCAGCATAACGCAGTGCCCTGCCTATCTGGTTTTGCCTGCCAGACAGCTTGCACAAGCCGGATACAGGGTTATGGATCAGGATGGTCTGCATATCCTGCCGCCCGACTATCAAGGTCCGGCTGATGAACGTGGCTGTCGCATATCACTGACCGAAACGCCATTTAAAATTGTCACGGACGAACCGTCTGCGAAAATCCTGACAAAGGCTATGAAAGAAAGCGGCCTTTATCGGGACGAGCAGATCGAAAACGCTTTTTTGATTGCCGACGATGTAAAGCGGGCGGTCAATCAACAATGCGAAAAGACCATCGCGCACAGCAAGCGCGCGCTCGGACTAGAGAAGCAACCACAGGAAACAATCACATTGTTTCGAGACGATGCTGCGCCGAAAATCTTAACCCGCGCCTTCCCGGACGGAGACAGATCGTCTCAATATTACAATCCCACACCTGAAATACCGTACGCGCCAAGAGAACCGAACGCGTCAGCAAGTCTGAATACAAAACCAGTCCTGACCAATCTGCTGAACATGCATAATTTGGGCAAAGGCCTGTATGTATCCACTGAAGCCCGGAAAGGCGTCCGGAGCTATCTGTGCAAACTGGATGAAACCCTCAACCCATTTTCATACGCTGGGGGAAGCGCGCATGATGTATTCATCGTTGGTGAAACCGGGCATATCCACGGTGCGGAATACAGCCCGCAAACGGGTCGTCTGATACTGGATTCCTTTGCACCAAAACATGATCGCGCCTTCGCCGCAATCTGTTCGGCAATGAATTCACGCCACATTCGCGCCAGCCTCCGCGAAAATTTACGTACACCGGTACATGCGGCGGTTAATCCGGATGCACCGGATTCAATTGACTGCATGATTTACGCCTGCCCGTCACCGCCACCGCCGCCTGGATCAACACCGGCACCGACAGGACAAACCGGAATACCCGACAACGTCCGGAAAAATTATTTTCATGATATTTTTCAAAAGGCCGATGATGTTCTCGCTCGACGCAACGGCACAGCGCCAAGCGCGGGACACGGCGCTCCACAGGCTTTCACTCCGTCTACCCCTCGCTCAGATCGCTGACTCCCGCGACGCGGCGGATGGCGGCCATCGCGCCCTGCGAAAGCTTCCACCGCCCCGGCAGCACCATTTCCGCGCGCCGCCCGTCATTCGCGGGAACATTCAGCATCAGCGACGACACGCCGTTCCCGTCCCCCGTCAGAATGGATTTAAGCTGCTCCAGCCCCGCCGTGTCGGTCATGGTTGCCATGCATTTGCGCGGCATCCCGGCCAGCGCGTCGGCCAGCGGTCGCACCCCCGTCACGGTGATGCGCATCCTATCCTCGCGCATTTCCGCATCCACCTGCAACAGCAGGCTTTCCCCGGCATTCAGCAAGGAACGCGTGCGCGCCAGCTCCTCGGAAAACATCATGCCCTCGAACACCCCGCCCGAATCCGACATCTGCAAAAACGCGTATTTATTGCCGGTCTTGGCCGATACTTTCTCGTTTTTCTTGAGCAGCACGCCCGCCATCGTTCCCTTGATATGCGGCACGGATTGCAGCCGCGCGGGCAGATTGCTCGACAACACCACACCCATGCGCGCCAGCAAGGCGCGCTGCGCGTCCAGCGGGTGGGCGGACAGATAAAACCCCACCGCCTCGAATTCATGACGCAGCTTTTCCAGATGATCCCATTCTCCGCGATCGGGCAAAGGGGGCCGGTTGGCCGACACCCCGCCAGCCCCCGCGCCGAACAGGCCGATCTGCCCCGCATCGCGGTCCGCGTGCATGTTCTGGCAGTAACGCAAGACGACCTCCGCCGCCTCGAACGCCGCCGCGCGGCTTAACCCGAACCCGTCGAACGCGCCCGCAACGGCCAGCGCCTCCATGGTCTTTTTGTTCAGGATTTTGGGGTCGCAGCGTTCCGCGAAATCGAAAATATCCTTGTAAACCCCGTTCTGCGCGCGCTCGGCGGTCATATCCATCATCGCCTGCATCCCCACGCCCTTGAGCGCGGCCAGCGAATAGCGGATGGACCGCCCCTCCACCGAAAATTCATAGGACGACGCGTTGACGTCAGGCGGCAGGACCGGGATGCCCATGCGCGCGCATTCCTGCCGAAAAACGCTTAGCTTGTCGGTATTGCCCTGATCCAGCGTCATCGACGCCGCCATGAATTCCAGCGGATGATTGGCCTTGAGCCAAGCCGTCCAGTACGAGATCAGCGCATACCCTGCCGAGTGCGCCTTGTTGAACCCGTACCCCGCGAATTTGTCGATCCGATCGAAAATCGCATTGGCCTGAATGGGGCCCACGTCGCTGTGCGCCGCCGCGCCCTTGACGAATTGTTCACGCTGGGCGTCCATTTCGGACTGGATTTTTTTGCCCATCGCGCGGCGCAACAGGTCGGCGCCGCCCAGACTGTACCCGGCCAGCACCTGCGCCGCCTGCATCACCTGCTCTTGATAGATCATCACCCCGTAAGTGTCCTTGAGCACCGGCTCAAGCTTGGGATGCATGTAATCCTTTTCCTCCTGCCCGTGCAGGCAGGCCAGGTATTTGGGGATATTCTCCATCGGTCCAGGCCGGAACAGCGCGACAAGCGCGATGATCTGCTCGAAATTGGACACCTTCATCTTGATGCCCAGATCGCGCATCCCCGCGCTTTCAAGCTGGAACACGCCCACCGTTTCCCCGCGTGCGATCAAAGACAGGGTCTTTTCGTCGTCCAGCGGAATGGACAGGATGTCCAAAGGCGTGCCGCGCCGCGCCCCGATCAGTTCCGCCGCCTTCTGGATGACCGTCATGGTCTTGAGGCCGAGGAAGTCGAACTTCACCAACCCCGCGCTTTCGACGAATTTCATGTTGAACTGCGTCGCCGGCATGGTGCCGCCGGGGTCGCGGTACAGCGGCACCAGCTCCTCCAGCGCCCGGTCGCCGATCACCACGCCCGCCGCGTGGGTCGAGGCGTGACGGTACAACCCCTCCAGCTTCAGC containing:
- the dnaE gene encoding DNA polymerase III subunit alpha, with translation MAPGFVHLHVHTAYSLAEGAIPVKSLVKMCAGADMPAVAIADTNNLFGALEFAKEAAGAGVQPIIGVQMAIGFERHELTLLAQTPEGYKNLCRLVSRAYLESEATHGVNASWDELAACAGGVICLSGGVRGPVAQYLLHNQPRDAERMVKKLAGLFDGRFYIEIQRHGVREEQACEAGLVDLAYKHDIPLVATNDVYFADSDMHEAHDALLCIAGGRYVTEEDRRRVSPECYFKSAAEMRALFADLPEAVDNTLVIARRCSHLLKPIDPILPPFSLGDGRSEIEILEDEARTGLDWRLENYVLKPDMSDEERSLTISKYKERLQFEIDTIKPMGFAGYFLIVSDFIRWAKAHGIPVGPGRGSGAGSVVAWALRITDLDPLVFNLLFERFLNPERVSMPDFDVDFCQDRRDEVIRYVQDRYGHDRVAQIITFGKLQARAVVRDVGRVLQMPYGQVDRLAKMIPQNPANPISLEEALEADADLRVELRREETTAKLIDIALKLEGLYRHASTHAAGVVIGDRALEELVPLYRDPGGTMPATQFNMKFVESAGLVKFDFLGLKTMTVIQKAAELIGARRGTPLDILSIPLDDEKTLSLIARGETVGVFQLESAGMRDLGIKMKVSNFEQIIALVALFRPGPMENIPKYLACLHGQEEKDYMHPKLEPVLKDTYGVMIYQEQVMQAAQVLAGYSLGGADLLRRAMGKKIQSEMDAQREQFVKGAAAHSDVGPIQANAIFDRIDKFAGYGFNKAHSAGYALISYWTAWLKANHPLEFMAASMTLDQGNTDKLSVFRQECARMGIPVLPPDVNASSYEFSVEGRSIRYSLAALKGVGMQAMMDMTAERAQNGVYKDIFDFAERCDPKILNKKTMEALAVAGAFDGFGLSRAAAFEAAEVVLRYCQNMHADRDAGQIGLFGAGAGGVSANRPPLPDRGEWDHLEKLRHEFEAVGFYLSAHPLDAQRALLARMGVVLSSNLPARLQSVPHIKGTMAGVLLKKNEKVSAKTGNKYAFLQMSDSGGVFEGMMFSEELARTRSLLNAGESLLLQVDAEMREDRMRITVTGVRPLADALAGMPRKCMATMTDTAGLEQLKSILTGDGNGVSSLMLNVPANDGRRAEMVLPGRWKLSQGAMAAIRRVAGVSDLSEG
- the rpsB gene encoding 30S ribosomal protein S2 is translated as MAMPTYSMRQLLEAGVHFGHNTRRWNPKMKPFIFGVRNNIHIIDLQQTVPMLDAALKAIRDTAARGGRVLFVGTKRQAQAKVAESAKKCGQYYVNHRWLGGMLTNWKTISQSIARLRELENSDSAGFTKKELLDRSREKLRLELVIGGIKDMGGQPDIIFVVDTIKEDIAIKEANVLGIPVVAIVDSNSSPDGITYPVPGNDDALRAIELYCDLVCDSVLDGIAADLAKSGTDLGAAVDVKVDLPKPTAKVEAEAEEAKPAKKAASA